In Cololabis saira isolate AMF1-May2022 chromosome 4, fColSai1.1, whole genome shotgun sequence, one DNA window encodes the following:
- the LOC133441406 gene encoding NACHT, LRR and PYD domains-containing protein 12-like isoform X4, which translates to MTEVQKMDGCVEEEEERPESPGSICLSMKSDRSRREPLNFSKEPGPSDTEGRYRSQRPESPGSICLSMKSDWSKDKPPGFSEEPGPSDTEGRKMRGVGVEEQPSYCPLCQDVLKDPVSSSCGHWFCRRCMSSYWDQSAPPGSSSCPQCGKRSRTRAGLQTASQSRTVPADAGLQEVLDEHKTSLRRRCEHVTQGIDEPGSRTPLNRIYTELFITEGLSEEVDTQHEVRQLETASRMKSLHDAPIRCQDIFKALPNQCGAIRVVLTNGVAGAGKTFSVQKFSLDWAEGSENQDVTVVILLSFRELHLIGDGQLSLLRLIQVFHPSLQKLTAEQLAAGKPLFIFDGLDESRHSLDFNNGPVVSDVTQSSSVNVLLTNLIQGNLLPSALIWITSRPAAANQIPHKHVDRVTEVRGFTDGQKEEYFRRRFRDEERSSSIVSHMKTSRTLHIMCKLPVFCWITATVLDHMLTTEQREELPKTLTDMFSHFLLVQTKRKRNKYQEGHETSQWELTEDDRDLLLKLGRLAFEHLEKGNIMFYQEDLEQCGLDVPEASVYSGVCTQIFRRDCEVFQKPVYCFVHLSIQEFLAAVYVLHCWSTRNTDVLENFLGENRYSSLDDFLKRVMQKSMWSKNGHLDLFVRFLHGLSVESNQRLLGGLLNQTENDPETIQRVINNLKKMKTDDISPDRSINIFQCLMEMNDLSVHQQIQEFLKLENRSEQELSEIQCSCLPYMLQMLEEVLDELDLDKYNTTPGGRRRLIPAVRNCRKARFVGCYLSKTEFEVVASALKSNPSHLTELDLSQNKNLQDSGVKLLSGGLESPNCRLETLRLQSCSLSEIRCSSLVSALKSNPSHLEYLDLSLNPLQDSGVEHLCGFLESPDCRLETLRLENCWLSEISCSSLVSALKSNPSHLKHLKHLDLSWNQLQDSGVEHLCGFLESPDCRLETLSLQCCGLSGISCSSLVSALKSNPSHLKHLDLRFNYKLQAADVEQLSGLVESPDYQLQTLRSERCSLSEIRCRPLVSALESNPSDLEHLDLSKNELQDSDVKQLCVLLESPDCRLETLRLENCRMSEISCSSLVSALKSNPSHLKHLKHLDLSENYHLQDSGVKRLCGFLESPDCRLETLRLVWCSLSEISCSSLVSAVKSNPSHLKLLDLSHNYNLQDSGVEHLCGFLESPDCRLETLRLEFCSLSGISCSSLVSALKSNPSHLKHLDLRNNYKLQAADVEQLSGLVQSPDYQLQTLRIGRNLPGT; encoded by the exons AGGGAGGAAGATGAGAGGAGTtggtgtggaggagcagccgtcCTACTGTCCTTTGTGTCAGGACGTCCTGAAGGATCCAGTCTCTAGCAGCTGTGGACACTGGTTCTGCAGACGCTGCATGAGCTCATACTGGGACCAGTCTGCTCCACCAGGATCGTCCTCCTGTCCCCAGTGTGGAAAAAGATCCAGAACCAGAGCTGGACTGCAGACAGCCAGTCAGAGCAGAACTGTACCAG CAGATGCTGGTCTGCAGGAGGTCCTAGATGAACATAAGACCAGTCTGAGGAGGAGATGTGAACATGTGACTCAAGGAATTGATGAACCGGGAAGTAGAACCCCCCTCAACaggatctacacggagctcttcATCACAGAGGGACTGAGTGAAGAGGTTGATACCCAACATGAGGTGAGGCAGCTGGAGACAGCTTCCAGGATGAAGAGCCTCCATGACGCTCCAATCAGATGCCAGGACATCTTTAAAGCCTTACCCAACCAATGTGGAGCCATCAGAGTGGTTCTGACGAACGGCGTCGCTGGCGCTGGGAAAACCTTCTCGGTTCAGAAGTTCTCTCTGGACTGGGCCGAGGGCTCGGAGAACCAAGACGTCACCGTGGTGATTCTGCTCTCGTTCAGGGAGCTGCACCTGATCGGAGATGGGCAGCTCAGTCTTCTCAGGCTGATCCAGGTTTTCCATCCATCGTTACAGAAGctcacagcagagcagctggctgccgggaaaccgttgttcatctttgacggcctGGATGAAAGCAGACATTCCCTGGACTTCAACAACGGTCCGGTCGTGTCTGACGTCACACAGAGCTCATCGGTCAACGTGCTGCTGACCAACCTCAtccaggggaacctgcttccctcagctctcatctggatcacttccagacctgcagcagccaatcagatccctcacaaacacgtggacagggtgacagaagtacgaggcttcaccgacggccagaaggaggaatacttcaggaggaggttcagggatgaagagcggtccagcagcatcgtctcccacatgaagacatccagaaccctccacatcatgtgtaaactcccggtcttctgctggatcactgctacagttctggaccacatgttgaccacagagcagagagaagagctgcccaagaccctgactgacatgttctcccacttcctgctggtccagactaagaggaagaggaacaagTACCAGGAGGGACATGAGACGAGTCAATGGGAGCTGACGGAGGATGACAGGgaccttctcctgaagctggggAGGCTGGCGTTCGAACATCTGGAGAAAGGAAACATCATGTTCTACCAAGAAGACCTGGAGCAGTGTGGTCTTGATGTCCCAGAGGCCTCGGTGTACTCAGGAGTTTGTACCCAGATCTTCAGGAGAGACTGTGAGGTCTTCCAGAAACCCGTCTACtgctttgttcatctgagcATCCAGGAGTTCCTGGCTGCAGTCTACGTGCTGCACTGTTGGTCCACCAGGAACACAGATGTGCTGGAGAACTTCCTGGGAGAAAACAGATACTCATCTCTGGATGACTTCCTGAAGAGAGTCATGCAGAAATCCATGTGGAGTAAAAATGGCCACCTGGACCTGTTTGTCCGCTTCCTTCATGGTCTTTCTGTGGAGTCCAACCAGAGACTGTTAGGAGGTCTGCTGAACCAGACGGAGAACGATCCAGAAACCATCCAGAGAGTCATCAACAACCTGAAGAAGATGAAAACTGATGATATCTCTCCTGACAGAAGCATCAACATCTTCCAGTGTCTGATGGAGATGAACGACCTCTCAGTTCATCAGCAGATCCAAGAGTTCCTGAAGTTAGAGAACAGATCAGAGCAGGAACTCTCTGAGATCCAGTGTTCATGTCTGCCCtacatgctgcagatgttggaggaggttctggatgAGTTGGACCTGGACAAGTACAATACAACACCAGGGGGTCGAAGGAGACTGATTCCAGCTGTGAGGAACTGCAGAAAGGCTCG ATTTGTTGGTTGTTATCTCTCAAAGACTGAATTTGAAGTTGTTGCGtccgctctgaagtccaacccctcccatctgacagaactggacctgagtcagaacaagaacctgcaggattcaggagtgaagcttctgtctggtggactggagagtccaaactgtagactggagactctgag attacagagctgcagtctgtcagagatcagatgttcttctctggtctcagctctgaagtccaacccctcccatctggaatatctggacctgagtctgaaccccctgcaggattcaggagtggaacatctgtgtggtttcctggagagtccagactgcagactggagactctgag GTTGGAGAACTGCtggttgtcagagatcagctgttcttctctggtctcagctctgaagtccaacccctcccacctgaaacacctgaaacatctggacctgagctggaaccagctgcaggattcaggagtggaacatctgtgtggtttcctggagagtccagactgcagactggagactctgag CTTGCAGTGCTGCGGTTTGTcagggatcagctgttcttctctggtctcagctctgaagtccaacccctcccatctgaaacatctggacctgagattCAACTACaagctgcaggctgcagatgtggagcagctgtctggtctggtggagagtccagactaccagctgcagactctcag GTCGGAGcgctgcagtttgtcagagatcagatgtcgtcctctggtctcagctctggagTCCAACCCGTCTGatctggaacatctggacctgagtaagaacgagctgcaggattcagatgtgaagcagctgtgtgttcttctggagagtccagactgcagactggagactctgag GTTGGAGAACTGCAGGATGTccgagatcagctgttcttctctggtctcagctctgaagtccaacccctcccacctgaaacatctgaaacatctggacctgagtgagaactaccacctgcaggattcaggagtgaaacgtctgtgtggtttcctggagagtccagactgcagactggagactctgag GTTGGTGTGGTGCAGTTtatcagagatcagctgttcttctctggtctcagctgtgaagtccaacccctcccacctgaaactTCTGGACCTCAGTCACAACtacaacctgcaggattcaggagtggaacatctgtgtggtttcctggagagtccagactgcagactggagactctgag GTTGGAGTTCTGCAGTTTGTcagggatcagctgttcttctctggtctcagctctgaagtccaacccctcccatctgaaacatctggacctgcgTAACAACTACaagctgcaggctgcagatgtggagcagctgtCTGGTCTTGTGCAGAGTccagactaccagctgcagactcttag
- the LOC133441406 gene encoding NACHT, LRR and PYD domains-containing protein 12-like isoform X5: protein MTEVQKMDGCVEEEEERPESPGSICLSMKSDRSRREPLNFSKEPGPSDTEGRYRSQRPESPGSICLSMKSDWSKDKPPGFSEEPGPSDTEGRKMRGVGVEEQPSYCPLCQDVLKDPVSSSCGHWFCRRCMSSYWDQSAPPGSSSCPQCGKRSRTRAGLQTASQSRTVPADAGLQEVLDEHKTSLRRRCEHVTQGIDEPGSRTPLNRIYTELFITEGLSEEVDTQHEVRQLETASRMKSLHDAPIRCQDIFKALPNQCGAIRVVLTNGVAGAGKTFSVQKFSLDWAEGSENQDVTVVILLSFRELHLIGDGQLSLLRLIQVFHPSLQKLTAEQLAAGKPLFIFDGLDESRHSLDFNNGPVVSDVTQSSSVNVLLTNLIQGNLLPSALIWITSRPAAANQIPHKHVDRVTEVRGFTDGQKEEYFRRRFRDEERSSSIVSHMKTSRTLHIMCKLPVFCWITATVLDHMLTTEQREELPKTLTDMFSHFLLVQTKRKRNKYQEGHETSQWELTEDDRDLLLKLGRLAFEHLEKGNIMFYQEDLEQCGLDVPEASVYSGVCTQIFRRDCEVFQKPVYCFVHLSIQEFLAAVYVLHCWSTRNTDVLENFLGENRYSSLDDFLKRVMQKSMWSKNGHLDLFVRFLHGLSVESNQRLLGGLLNQTENDPETIQRVINNLKKMKTDDISPDRSINIFQCLMEMNDLSVHQQIQEFLKLENRSEQELSEIQCSCLPYMLQMLEEVLDELDLDKYNTTPGGRRRLIPAVRNCRKARFVGCYLSKTEFEVVASALKSNPSHLTELDLSQNKNLQDSGVKLLSGGLESPNCRLETLRLQSCSLSEIRCSSLVSALKSNPSHLEYLDLSLNPLQDSGVEHLCGFLESPDCRLETLRLQSCSLSEISCSSLVSALKSNPSHLEHLDLSLNTLQDSGVKHLCGFQESPDCRLETLRLENCWLSEISCSSLVSALKSNPSHLKHLKHLDLSWNQLQDSGVEHLCGFLESPDCRLETLSLQCCGLSGISCSSLVSALKSNPSHLKHLDLRFNYKLQAADVEQLSGLVESPDYQLQTLRSERCSLSEIRCRPLVSALESNPSDLEHLDLSKNELQDSDVKQLCVLLESPDCRLETLRLVWCSLSEISCSSLVSAVKSNPSHLKLLDLSHNYNLQDSGVEHLCGFLESPDCRLETLRLEFCSLSGISCSSLVSALKSNPSHLKHLDLRNNYKLQAADVEQLSGLVQSPDYQLQTLRIGRNLPGT, encoded by the exons AGGGAGGAAGATGAGAGGAGTtggtgtggaggagcagccgtcCTACTGTCCTTTGTGTCAGGACGTCCTGAAGGATCCAGTCTCTAGCAGCTGTGGACACTGGTTCTGCAGACGCTGCATGAGCTCATACTGGGACCAGTCTGCTCCACCAGGATCGTCCTCCTGTCCCCAGTGTGGAAAAAGATCCAGAACCAGAGCTGGACTGCAGACAGCCAGTCAGAGCAGAACTGTACCAG CAGATGCTGGTCTGCAGGAGGTCCTAGATGAACATAAGACCAGTCTGAGGAGGAGATGTGAACATGTGACTCAAGGAATTGATGAACCGGGAAGTAGAACCCCCCTCAACaggatctacacggagctcttcATCACAGAGGGACTGAGTGAAGAGGTTGATACCCAACATGAGGTGAGGCAGCTGGAGACAGCTTCCAGGATGAAGAGCCTCCATGACGCTCCAATCAGATGCCAGGACATCTTTAAAGCCTTACCCAACCAATGTGGAGCCATCAGAGTGGTTCTGACGAACGGCGTCGCTGGCGCTGGGAAAACCTTCTCGGTTCAGAAGTTCTCTCTGGACTGGGCCGAGGGCTCGGAGAACCAAGACGTCACCGTGGTGATTCTGCTCTCGTTCAGGGAGCTGCACCTGATCGGAGATGGGCAGCTCAGTCTTCTCAGGCTGATCCAGGTTTTCCATCCATCGTTACAGAAGctcacagcagagcagctggctgccgggaaaccgttgttcatctttgacggcctGGATGAAAGCAGACATTCCCTGGACTTCAACAACGGTCCGGTCGTGTCTGACGTCACACAGAGCTCATCGGTCAACGTGCTGCTGACCAACCTCAtccaggggaacctgcttccctcagctctcatctggatcacttccagacctgcagcagccaatcagatccctcacaaacacgtggacagggtgacagaagtacgaggcttcaccgacggccagaaggaggaatacttcaggaggaggttcagggatgaagagcggtccagcagcatcgtctcccacatgaagacatccagaaccctccacatcatgtgtaaactcccggtcttctgctggatcactgctacagttctggaccacatgttgaccacagagcagagagaagagctgcccaagaccctgactgacatgttctcccacttcctgctggtccagactaagaggaagaggaacaagTACCAGGAGGGACATGAGACGAGTCAATGGGAGCTGACGGAGGATGACAGGgaccttctcctgaagctggggAGGCTGGCGTTCGAACATCTGGAGAAAGGAAACATCATGTTCTACCAAGAAGACCTGGAGCAGTGTGGTCTTGATGTCCCAGAGGCCTCGGTGTACTCAGGAGTTTGTACCCAGATCTTCAGGAGAGACTGTGAGGTCTTCCAGAAACCCGTCTACtgctttgttcatctgagcATCCAGGAGTTCCTGGCTGCAGTCTACGTGCTGCACTGTTGGTCCACCAGGAACACAGATGTGCTGGAGAACTTCCTGGGAGAAAACAGATACTCATCTCTGGATGACTTCCTGAAGAGAGTCATGCAGAAATCCATGTGGAGTAAAAATGGCCACCTGGACCTGTTTGTCCGCTTCCTTCATGGTCTTTCTGTGGAGTCCAACCAGAGACTGTTAGGAGGTCTGCTGAACCAGACGGAGAACGATCCAGAAACCATCCAGAGAGTCATCAACAACCTGAAGAAGATGAAAACTGATGATATCTCTCCTGACAGAAGCATCAACATCTTCCAGTGTCTGATGGAGATGAACGACCTCTCAGTTCATCAGCAGATCCAAGAGTTCCTGAAGTTAGAGAACAGATCAGAGCAGGAACTCTCTGAGATCCAGTGTTCATGTCTGCCCtacatgctgcagatgttggaggaggttctggatgAGTTGGACCTGGACAAGTACAATACAACACCAGGGGGTCGAAGGAGACTGATTCCAGCTGTGAGGAACTGCAGAAAGGCTCG ATTTGTTGGTTGTTATCTCTCAAAGACTGAATTTGAAGTTGTTGCGtccgctctgaagtccaacccctcccatctgacagaactggacctgagtcagaacaagaacctgcaggattcaggagtgaagcttctgtctggtggactggagagtccaaactgtagactggagactctgag attacagagctgcagtctgtcagagatcagatgttcttctctggtctcagctctgaagtccaacccctcccatctggaatatctggacctgagtctgaaccccctgcaggattcaggagtggaacatctgtgtggtttcctggagagtccagactgcagactggagactctgag ATTacagagctgcagtctgtcagagatcagctgttcttctctggtctcagctctgaagtccaacccctcccatctggaacatctggacctgagtctgaacaccctgcaggattcaggagtgaaacatctgtgtggtttccaggagagtccagactgcagactggagactctgag GTTGGAGAACTGCtggttgtcagagatcagctgttcttctctggtctcagctctgaagtccaacccctcccacctgaaacacctgaaacatctggacctgagctggaaccagctgcaggattcaggagtggaacatctgtgtggtttcctggagagtccagactgcagactggagactctgag CTTGCAGTGCTGCGGTTTGTcagggatcagctgttcttctctggtctcagctctgaagtccaacccctcccatctgaaacatctggacctgagattCAACTACaagctgcaggctgcagatgtggagcagctgtctggtctggtggagagtccagactaccagctgcagactctcag GTCGGAGcgctgcagtttgtcagagatcagatgtcgtcctctggtctcagctctggagTCCAACCCGTCTGatctggaacatctggacctgagtaagaacgagctgcaggattcagatgtgaagcagctgtgtgttcttctggagagtccagactgcagactggagactctgag GTTGGTGTGGTGCAGTTtatcagagatcagctgttcttctctggtctcagctgtgaagtccaacccctcccacctgaaactTCTGGACCTCAGTCACAACtacaacctgcaggattcaggagtggaacatctgtgtggtttcctggagagtccagactgcagactggagactctgag GTTGGAGTTCTGCAGTTTGTcagggatcagctgttcttctctggtctcagctctgaagtccaacccctcccatctgaaacatctggacctgcgTAACAACTACaagctgcaggctgcagatgtggagcagctgtCTGGTCTTGTGCAGAGTccagactaccagctgcagactcttag
- the LOC133441406 gene encoding NACHT, LRR and PYD domains-containing protein 12-like isoform X1, protein MTEVQKMDGCVEEEEERPESPGSICLSMKSDRSRREPLNFSKEPGPSDTEGRYRSQRPESPGSICLSMKSDWSKDKPPGFSEEPGPSDTEGRKMRGVGVEEQPSYCPLCQDVLKDPVSSSCGHWFCRRCMSSYWDQSAPPGSSSCPQCGKRSRTRAGLQTASQSRTVPADAGLQEVLDEHKTSLRRRCEHVTQGIDEPGSRTPLNRIYTELFITEGLSEEVDTQHEVRQLETASRMKSLHDAPIRCQDIFKALPNQCGAIRVVLTNGVAGAGKTFSVQKFSLDWAEGSENQDVTVVILLSFRELHLIGDGQLSLLRLIQVFHPSLQKLTAEQLAAGKPLFIFDGLDESRHSLDFNNGPVVSDVTQSSSVNVLLTNLIQGNLLPSALIWITSRPAAANQIPHKHVDRVTEVRGFTDGQKEEYFRRRFRDEERSSSIVSHMKTSRTLHIMCKLPVFCWITATVLDHMLTTEQREELPKTLTDMFSHFLLVQTKRKRNKYQEGHETSQWELTEDDRDLLLKLGRLAFEHLEKGNIMFYQEDLEQCGLDVPEASVYSGVCTQIFRRDCEVFQKPVYCFVHLSIQEFLAAVYVLHCWSTRNTDVLENFLGENRYSSLDDFLKRVMQKSMWSKNGHLDLFVRFLHGLSVESNQRLLGGLLNQTENDPETIQRVINNLKKMKTDDISPDRSINIFQCLMEMNDLSVHQQIQEFLKLENRSEQELSEIQCSCLPYMLQMLEEVLDELDLDKYNTTPGGRRRLIPAVRNCRKARFVGCYLSKTEFEVVASALKSNPSHLTELDLSQNKNLQDSGVKLLSGGLESPNCRLETLRLQSCSLSEIRCSSLVSALKSNPSHLEYLDLSLNPLQDSGVEHLCGFLESPDCRLETLRLQSCSLSEISCSSLVSALKSNPSHLEHLDLSLNTLQDSGVKHLCGFQESPDCRLETLRLENCWLSEISCSSLVSALKSNPSHLKHLKHLDLSWNQLQDSGVEHLCGFLESPDCRLETLSLQCCGLSGISCSSLVSALKSNPSHLKHLDLRFNYKLQAADVEQLSGLVESPDYQLQTLRSERCSLSEIRCRPLVSALESNPSDLEHLDLSKNELQDSDVKQLCVLLESPDCRLETLRLENCRMSEISCSSLVSALKSNPSHLKHLKHLDLSENYHLQDSGVKRLCGFLESPDCRLETLRLVWCSLSEISCSSLVSAVKSNPSHLKLLDLSHNYNLQDSGVEHLCGFLESPDCRLETLRLEFCSLSGISCSSLVSALKSNPSHLKHLDLRNNYKLQAADVEQLSGLVQSPDYQLQTLRIGRNLPGT, encoded by the exons AGGGAGGAAGATGAGAGGAGTtggtgtggaggagcagccgtcCTACTGTCCTTTGTGTCAGGACGTCCTGAAGGATCCAGTCTCTAGCAGCTGTGGACACTGGTTCTGCAGACGCTGCATGAGCTCATACTGGGACCAGTCTGCTCCACCAGGATCGTCCTCCTGTCCCCAGTGTGGAAAAAGATCCAGAACCAGAGCTGGACTGCAGACAGCCAGTCAGAGCAGAACTGTACCAG CAGATGCTGGTCTGCAGGAGGTCCTAGATGAACATAAGACCAGTCTGAGGAGGAGATGTGAACATGTGACTCAAGGAATTGATGAACCGGGAAGTAGAACCCCCCTCAACaggatctacacggagctcttcATCACAGAGGGACTGAGTGAAGAGGTTGATACCCAACATGAGGTGAGGCAGCTGGAGACAGCTTCCAGGATGAAGAGCCTCCATGACGCTCCAATCAGATGCCAGGACATCTTTAAAGCCTTACCCAACCAATGTGGAGCCATCAGAGTGGTTCTGACGAACGGCGTCGCTGGCGCTGGGAAAACCTTCTCGGTTCAGAAGTTCTCTCTGGACTGGGCCGAGGGCTCGGAGAACCAAGACGTCACCGTGGTGATTCTGCTCTCGTTCAGGGAGCTGCACCTGATCGGAGATGGGCAGCTCAGTCTTCTCAGGCTGATCCAGGTTTTCCATCCATCGTTACAGAAGctcacagcagagcagctggctgccgggaaaccgttgttcatctttgacggcctGGATGAAAGCAGACATTCCCTGGACTTCAACAACGGTCCGGTCGTGTCTGACGTCACACAGAGCTCATCGGTCAACGTGCTGCTGACCAACCTCAtccaggggaacctgcttccctcagctctcatctggatcacttccagacctgcagcagccaatcagatccctcacaaacacgtggacagggtgacagaagtacgaggcttcaccgacggccagaaggaggaatacttcaggaggaggttcagggatgaagagcggtccagcagcatcgtctcccacatgaagacatccagaaccctccacatcatgtgtaaactcccggtcttctgctggatcactgctacagttctggaccacatgttgaccacagagcagagagaagagctgcccaagaccctgactgacatgttctcccacttcctgctggtccagactaagaggaagaggaacaagTACCAGGAGGGACATGAGACGAGTCAATGGGAGCTGACGGAGGATGACAGGgaccttctcctgaagctggggAGGCTGGCGTTCGAACATCTGGAGAAAGGAAACATCATGTTCTACCAAGAAGACCTGGAGCAGTGTGGTCTTGATGTCCCAGAGGCCTCGGTGTACTCAGGAGTTTGTACCCAGATCTTCAGGAGAGACTGTGAGGTCTTCCAGAAACCCGTCTACtgctttgttcatctgagcATCCAGGAGTTCCTGGCTGCAGTCTACGTGCTGCACTGTTGGTCCACCAGGAACACAGATGTGCTGGAGAACTTCCTGGGAGAAAACAGATACTCATCTCTGGATGACTTCCTGAAGAGAGTCATGCAGAAATCCATGTGGAGTAAAAATGGCCACCTGGACCTGTTTGTCCGCTTCCTTCATGGTCTTTCTGTGGAGTCCAACCAGAGACTGTTAGGAGGTCTGCTGAACCAGACGGAGAACGATCCAGAAACCATCCAGAGAGTCATCAACAACCTGAAGAAGATGAAAACTGATGATATCTCTCCTGACAGAAGCATCAACATCTTCCAGTGTCTGATGGAGATGAACGACCTCTCAGTTCATCAGCAGATCCAAGAGTTCCTGAAGTTAGAGAACAGATCAGAGCAGGAACTCTCTGAGATCCAGTGTTCATGTCTGCCCtacatgctgcagatgttggaggaggttctggatgAGTTGGACCTGGACAAGTACAATACAACACCAGGGGGTCGAAGGAGACTGATTCCAGCTGTGAGGAACTGCAGAAAGGCTCG ATTTGTTGGTTGTTATCTCTCAAAGACTGAATTTGAAGTTGTTGCGtccgctctgaagtccaacccctcccatctgacagaactggacctgagtcagaacaagaacctgcaggattcaggagtgaagcttctgtctggtggactggagagtccaaactgtagactggagactctgag attacagagctgcagtctgtcagagatcagatgttcttctctggtctcagctctgaagtccaacccctcccatctggaatatctggacctgagtctgaaccccctgcaggattcaggagtggaacatctgtgtggtttcctggagagtccagactgcagactggagactctgag ATTacagagctgcagtctgtcagagatcagctgttcttctctggtctcagctctgaagtccaacccctcccatctggaacatctggacctgagtctgaacaccctgcaggattcaggagtgaaacatctgtgtggtttccaggagagtccagactgcagactggagactctgag GTTGGAGAACTGCtggttgtcagagatcagctgttcttctctggtctcagctctgaagtccaacccctcccacctgaaacacctgaaacatctggacctgagctggaaccagctgcaggattcaggagtggaacatctgtgtggtttcctggagagtccagactgcagactggagactctgag CTTGCAGTGCTGCGGTTTGTcagggatcagctgttcttctctggtctcagctctgaagtccaacccctcccatctgaaacatctggacctgagattCAACTACaagctgcaggctgcagatgtggagcagctgtctggtctggtggagagtccagactaccagctgcagactctcag GTCGGAGcgctgcagtttgtcagagatcagatgtcgtcctctggtctcagctctggagTCCAACCCGTCTGatctggaacatctggacctgagtaagaacgagctgcaggattcagatgtgaagcagctgtgtgttcttctggagagtccagactgcagactggagactctgag GTTGGAGAACTGCAGGATGTccgagatcagctgttcttctctggtctcagctctgaagtccaacccctcccacctgaaacatctgaaacatctggacctgagtgagaactaccacctgcaggattcaggagtgaaacgtctgtgtggtttcctggagagtccagactgcagactggagactctgag GTTGGTGTGGTGCAGTTtatcagagatcagctgttcttctctggtctcagctgtgaagtccaacccctcccacctgaaactTCTGGACCTCAGTCACAACtacaacctgcaggattcaggagtggaacatctgtgtggtttcctggagagtccagactgcagactggagactctgag GTTGGAGTTCTGCAGTTTGTcagggatcagctgttcttctctggtctcagctctgaagtccaacccctcccatctgaaacatctggacctgcgTAACAACTACaagctgcaggctgcagatgtggagcagctgtCTGGTCTTGTGCAGAGTccagactaccagctgcagactcttag